Below is a window of Mycolicibacterium rhodesiae NBB3 DNA.
TGGACGATCTCGGTGTGGGCCCGCATGCCCAAGCCCAGGCTCGCCACGTGGACTCCGGACGGTGCGCTGCTGATATCCGTTCCCAGCGCGGGCGAGGTCGTGCGCCTGCAGCCCGCCGAGGACGCCCCGACATCGTCTGTGCTGATCGAAGGCCTCGACCAGCCCCACGGATTGACGTTCGCCGGAAACTCCTTGTACGTCGCGGAAAGTGATCAGGTCGACGTCTACGACTACGCCGACGGTAAGGCCGTCAATCGGCGCACCATCGCCCCAGGACTTCCCGATGCGAACAGCGAGGACCTCCGCGGCAGCTATCACCACGCGCTCAAGAGCGTGGTCGTCGGTCGAGACGGCGCCGTGTACTTCTCGATCGGATCGAGGGGCAACATCACCGCCGACGATCGCGAGGCCGATCCCCCGCGCGCGACCATCATGCGCGTTCCCCCCGGCGGAGGGCCCGCGCAGGCGTTTGCGACCGGGGTGCGCAACGGCACCGGCCTGGCCTTCGCACCTGACGGTTCGCTGTGGACCGCGGTCAACAACCGCGACAACGTCGCGAACCCGCAGACCGGCGAACCCGACCCCGAATACGTCGGTGCACATCCCCCGGAGTCGCTCGCCCGCGTGACTCCCGGCCGCGAATTGGGCTGGCCGTACTGCAATCCCGACGGCGGCCCGGCGAATCTACCGTTGATCCGCGACGTGCAGACCAATGCCGACGGCAGCCGCATGGACTGCGCGCTGCTGCCCCCGATAGAACAGAGCTTCGGATCGCATGCGGCGCCGCTGGGCATGAGTTTCACCGACGGCGTGCTGCCGACGCCGTACGCCAGCGGGGCCCTCGTCGGCGTACACGGATCGTGGAACCGCGAACCGCCACGCGCACCCGAAGTTTCGTTCTTCGCCTGGCGCGACGGCGGGTTGGGTGATCAGCAGACGCTGGTCGGCGGGTTCCAGTCCGGTGACGGTTCGCGGTGGGGACGCCCAGTGGCCGCGGTGACGGGACCTGACGGTGCGGTGTACATCACCGACGACTATGCCGACGCCGTGTACCGGCTGGCTCCGCCGTCGCGCTAACGGACTGTTGTGCCCCTGGTGTTGTTTCGCCGGCCCGTGATGCCGACATAGATGGCGATCAGCACTATCGCGATGATGATGCCGACAAGGAACGGGATGACCTGCCACCCGCCGTTGGAGTTGTGGTACCCGAGCTGATAGGTCAGCCAGGAGCCGATGAAGGATCCGAGCGCACCCAACACGATCGTCATGATCACACCGATGCTCTGCTTTCCGGGCATGATGAGACGAGCCAGCGCACCGACGATAAGGCCTACGACGAGCGCGCTGAGAATTGTGCCGATCATTTTTTCTCCTCTATGGGTAGCCGGTTGAGCACCGTTGTCAACTGTTTCTCCGTCTCATTGGCCAGCTTCTCAAAGGCCAGCTTCAGCAATGGATTCAAAAGCACCAGCAGCCCGTGCATTTCGAGCTCGTTGCGGTACGTGATCACCGATCCGGTGCTCGCGGC
It encodes the following:
- a CDS encoding GlsB/YeaQ/YmgE family stress response membrane protein, with product MIGTILSALVVGLIVGALARLIMPGKQSIGVIMTIVLGALGSFIGSWLTYQLGYHNSNGGWQVIPFLVGIIIAIVLIAIYVGITGRRNNTRGTTVR
- a CDS encoding PQQ-dependent sugar dehydrogenase; this translates as MRVWLRRNRIGSCLFGVTLLAACSAAPAPPSPDSSTTPASESVAGLTPVTMQVDRDMAQAPFDEPRQALVPAGWTISVWARMPKPRLATWTPDGALLISVPSAGEVVRLQPAEDAPTSSVLIEGLDQPHGLTFAGNSLYVAESDQVDVYDYADGKAVNRRTIAPGLPDANSEDLRGSYHHALKSVVVGRDGAVYFSIGSRGNITADDREADPPRATIMRVPPGGGPAQAFATGVRNGTGLAFAPDGSLWTAVNNRDNVANPQTGEPDPEYVGAHPPESLARVTPGRELGWPYCNPDGGPANLPLIRDVQTNADGSRMDCALLPPIEQSFGSHAAPLGMSFTDGVLPTPYASGALVGVHGSWNREPPRAPEVSFFAWRDGGLGDQQTLVGGFQSGDGSRWGRPVAAVTGPDGAVYITDDYADAVYRLAPPSR